The nucleotide window GGCGACACGTAGCCGTGCCAAGAGCAAGCGCAAGAAGCGCAGGTAGATGTCGGCGAGCGCCTACACTTTAGAGGTTGATCGTTTCCAACGTTGACTAAGTTTGTTGAGGAGAAGTTCTGTGGCAGTCAAGTTGCGCCTAGCTCGCACCGGTAAGAAGAAGCAACCGCACTATCGGATCGTCGTCGCTGACTCGCGCGTCGCTCGCGATGGCCGATTCCTCGAGATCATCGGTTGGTACTCCCCGCGCAATGAGCCGTCCAAATTCCACGTCGATGTCGATGCGGCAAAGCGCTGGATCGACAAGGGTGCCACCCCGACCGAGCGTGTCTCCAAGATTCTAGAGCTAGCAAGCAAAGAGGGTGAACAATGACCGAGCATGAAGAGGTCATGCATGAAGAACTGGTGGAGACGAGCCAGGAGAATGAAGCTCCTGAGGCTCAAAACACCGTCGCCACTACTGAGGCGAGTAACGCTGCTGAGCCCGCTGGCTCGGTGACCC belongs to Ferrimicrobium sp. and includes:
- the rpsP gene encoding 30S ribosomal protein S16, which translates into the protein MAVKLRLARTGKKKQPHYRIVVADSRVARDGRFLEIIGWYSPRNEPSKFHVDVDAAKRWIDKGATPTERVSKILELASKEGEQ